The following proteins are co-located in the Numida meleagris isolate 19003 breed g44 Domestic line chromosome 8, NumMel1.0, whole genome shotgun sequence genome:
- the LOC110403142 gene encoding A-kinase anchor protein 17B — protein MHKDLGHKEELKYQLTQKSSSLCSEEGDVTAFHASTSQIVKTILNDPAPALCSGRLTGRDAYSSLGCGSLLITVTQDCKVIESLDGRDYPTLNVVQAQTGSEDGYRKQKVYETDEFIHYLLNYYQAPSYERVSLVTENSANKSWWKRVVCDDDSGFHISLCNKQGQHFREVSLVQNLNNRNYVSDDNCRLVITAGEFESTDAVQKNKTCADRLAKKLQVQRNDTLTVDYLLHAEPNHSLDCTTAARDEEFERDGRNEVTKPYKTCRSAYKLKDLLEEISDSEYFSEACSGAMKRTERRSKQVYSNSNKGCLPARQREKKLLVYFKNVTLEGQAKESSKCNFCSNSAHEGLARQCDHNPEKSCKRSSSKLRHEGQKNERRFREEERNTCKMKTKRKKLSSDFLSDDCGFSETESCIQLESLRKIQRKCNKAFHNKVKLKTLHAVMAAPDITSSDCSPLQETLWSTGDERKLILRREMDADVRGCPLFPLEIIQTNPCSDTFCGAEPRRGC, from the exons ATGCACAAAGATTTGGGACATAAGGAAGAGCTTAAGTATCAGTTAAcccaaaaaagcagcagcttatGTAGTGAGGAAGGAGATGTGACTGCCTTCCATGCATCTACTTCTCAAATAGTCAAGACAATTTTAAATGACCCCGCTCCAGCTCTGTGTTCTGGCAGACTGACTGGCAGAGATGCGTACAGCTCCTTGGGCTGCGGATCGTTACTGATTACAGTGACTCAAGACTGCAAGGTCATTGAATCTCTAGATGGAAGGGACTACCCAACGCTGAACGTGGTTCAGGCACAGACAGGGTCTGAAGATGGTTACAGGAAGCAAAAGGTTTATGAGACTGATGAATTCATTCATTATTTACTAAACTACTACCAGGCACCAAGCTATGAACGTGTTTCCTTAGTGACAGAAAACTCTGCAAACAAGTCCTGGTGGAAGAGAGTGGTGTGTGATGATGATAGTGGTTTTCACATCAGCTTGTGTAACAAGCAAGGTCAGCACTTCAGAGAAGTGAGTCTTGTACAGAACCTCAACAACAGAAATTACGTTAGTGATGATAACTGTAGACTAGTGATTACAGCTGGGGAATTTGAATCAACAGACgcagtgcagaaaaataagaCCTGTGCAGATAGGCTTGCAAAAAAGTTGCAAGTACAGAGGAATGACACACTCACTGTCGATTACTTACTGCATGCTGAACCGAATCATTCTTTGGATTGCACTACTGCTGCTCGTGATGAGGAATTTGAACGAGATGGTAGAAATGAAGTTACCAAACCATACAAAACCTGTAGATCTGCTTACAAATTAAAGGACTTGTTGGAAGAGATCAGTGATTCCGAGTACTTTAGTGAGGCATGCAGCGGTGCaatgaagagaacagaaagaaggagCAAACAAGTTTACAGCAATTCTAATAAAGGGTGCTTGCCTgcaagacagagagagaaaaaattactGGTTTACTTTAAGAATGTAACTCTGGAGGGtcaagcaaaggaaagcagcaaatgtAACTTCTGTTCTAATTCTGCCCATGAGGGCTTGGCAAGGCAGTGTGATCATAACCCTGAAAAGTCATGCAAGAGGTCTAGCAGTAAATTAAGGcatgaaggacagaaaaatgagagacgtttcagggaagaggagagaaatacttgcaaaatgaagacaaagaggaaaaagctttcttctgattttttatCTGATGACTGTGGCTTTTCAGAGACCGAGAGCTGCATACAGCTGGAGTCACTCagaaagatacaaagaaaatgtaataaagcGTTCCACAACAAAGTGAAACTCAAGACACTTCACGCGGTCATGGCAGCACCAGACATTACCTCTTCTGATTGCTCCCCACTTCAGGAGACCCTCTGGAGCACAG GAGATGAGAGGAAATTAATATTGAGAAGAGAGATGGATGCAGATGTCAGAGGATGCCCTCTCTTTCCTCTCGAGATAATTCAGACAAACCCCTGCTCAGATACTTTCTGTGGAGCAGAGCCCAGAAGAGGATGCTGA